A window of the Dickeya dianthicola NCPPB 453 genome harbors these coding sequences:
- a CDS encoding YdfD/YebW family protein has translation MFALVIFVCYLGGNCESLVAGTYINEPQCLGAMEEQQIRNGGCFPVDDFRSGYWKPAREYRDR, from the coding sequence ATGTTCGCACTGGTGATCTTTGTCTGTTACCTGGGTGGTAACTGCGAGAGTCTGGTCGCGGGAACCTATATCAATGAACCACAATGTCTGGGTGCTATGGAAGAACAGCAAATCCGTAACGGCGGCTGTTTTCCGGTTGACGATTTTCGCAGCGGGTACTGGAAACCGGCTCGCGAGTATCGTGACCGCTGA